CTCTTATATATCTTACATTAGAtagatattttatcttttttcttttcttatttacgACTACCATTATCCAATTAGGACCATTTAACCCTATCATAAGGAACTATCACTCCCTCCCCGGCCCGTGAGGCAGTACAAGGCATTCTTAACTTCTAACAATATCATCCTTTTTGCCTAATAATTATTAAACGCACGCCTTGTTTTCTACGTAAAGCGGGAGAACATACATACATATGGTGaccaaatacttataatttggGCACATCATCAATTCAAACTTCAGGATTATCTTATTCATGCATACACTACtagaattaatgttttttaagtCGGTTATATTGGACATTTTATGACGGTTTTGAATCAAAACCGTTGTAAAAAGAAGTGTCATAAAATGGTAAATCACATATAACGACGGTTTTGAGACTGTCTTAATATATTgtattttctaagacggttattgaaaTAACCATCTTAGTAAGTCATTAGTGTAGTTGGGAATCTAAGACGATTATTGGGATAACCGTCTTAGTAAGTCCTTAGTTTAGTTGTCTTTCTACAACGGTTATGAAAATAACCGACTTAGTATGTCTAACCTTCTAAGACGATCATTCGAATTACCGTCTTAGTATGtctaacattctaagacgatcatCACGATAACCattttagaatgtatttttttaaaaaaacaattgatcAACTGTTCACGAATCTAGCTACATAACATCAAAATACTTCACCTTTTGACCCCTGTAGGGACAAGATTATGTAGTACGTGATGATAAGCAAGATCCAGCATATCATACACATCATCAGGAATTATTGATCCAAGAAAACCACTTGATCTCTTGCTCCTGCTGAAGTCATCAAATATACATAAGCTGACTTCCCAAATCCATTTTAGaggaatcaaaataattaagggaaaaaatatcaaatatttttttcaaagagaaaaggaagcttgtccaaaatcaaaattatatggaAAACTAAAATCAGCTACAACAAAGGTTGCACTTGTACACATTTATCACGCAATAATTAATAGGACATCGACATCTTCCATTCAGCACTATTTGGTGACTAAGTCAAACACAATAATTAATGTttgctttaaatttaaatcaggTTGGCTTTACCTTCAGTAATCCACAACAACCTAAATTTACATGACATATTAACTTGAGTTGAGTACAACAATAAAGTAGTCTAATAGATGggaaagaggggggggggggggattttaAATACCTTGGATGTGAAGCAAATCCAAGAGTGAAAAGATGGATATGACCAGAAGAACTTGAAGCTGCAAGAATATCTGGAAGCCACTTTGATTGTccaaatgaaagagaaaatatagTAGAGAGATATGTCCCCCTTCTAAAGCTATATGACTGTGGAGAAAACATCAGTCTGGTTCTACACTTGATGcaaaattgaacacaaaattaaaagataaaaaatggcTACAAGGTATATAATCAATCCATAAAGAGTATAACTCATGTATGAATTACTTCAAAGAATGACgatggaaaacaaaataaaaaagagctCTATTGATTCAAAAATATTTGGTCCCATGAACAAACAAATTAGGGACTGGACTCTTAAGGTCAAAACTGAGTAAAATGCCTGTGTGTTTTGACGTGACATTAAAGGGACTTGCCAGATAATTGTATCATAATCTGATCTTTTATAACCAAAATCATTTTGTTTGCAATGAAGCAAAATATTTGTCAGTTTTCATCATCTCACTAGGCTATATGATAGAGAAGGTACACAAGCAAAAGAATTAGTGAATATTATGGTAACaaagtcatttatttattatataatactaTTCATAAGGAAATTTATGTATAACCTCACAGTGTAAATGGCATTCCATGATATTATATAGCAATGCAGATCCTTTGGTAGTACTGGCAGGAAGAGCCAAGTAACATGCATCCAAATAAGGGAAAAAAGCACAAAGTCCTGCGggtaattaaaagtttaaaattttaattagctagcataattaaaagtttaattcaCCATGTTTGTCACACTCCAATTGAGAATAGAATAATAATCTAACAAGTAACAACTGCAAGTCAACAATTAATGTCTCCTTATTGAATGAAATCATATCACATATTGGTTCCAGCCTCACCTTTAATATTTGGCACTGTTTCAATAATATCCAAGATTATGAGactatttatttcatatatatatgctttGTCTTGTAAAATGACAATGAGTCTGCATTATAAAGAAACCGAGAGATTAGAGTAATCTTAGTGATCAAAGAATTTGGCAGTGCTACACTAAGTATTAGGAAAATAGCATGATGCCCTAATtataatatacataaataatcaGGGTGTCAAGTAATCAACTTCATAAAACCACCCCAACCCGAGCTTCATTTTGTTTGATGCCCACTTcatattcaataataaaaacacAACATAGTTGATAGTAATGTTGTTTAACATTTTAATAAGAAAGCATTTGTAAACCTAAACCGAGACTAaactaaaaagaagaaaaatgcacTAGTGAAGATGGAGGTTTGACCTTTGTCTATTCATACGAACAATAAGTATGGAAGTTAGAAAATTCAATTCTCTAAGAGTAGCTCCAGTGGTTGTATTGAATAAACAAATACGGCGAGAGGACAAAGATGGCTGCACGTGCATCATGCATCAATCAAAACAACAACACACTATCAGAGCCCGAGCCTGAGCCCAGGACCAGGCCCAAGCACACACGGTAAGGTAGATAGTAGTCATTAGCAAAGCTAGTTTGATTACAGTACAATACCTGATGACTAGCTCCAACGATAGCAAGATGGTTGGAGCTAAACAACATCTCAGCAATAACAAAAGCTTCAACCGCTACACGAAGGAAGggggaaaaaaattaagaagaaaaaaggtgaTTAATTAATGGAACTGAATCAAAGGGGCATCAAagcaaaagaattcaaagaaagaGTCACTTAGTAATGATGAAAGTTGCAGGAATGCGTAATCTGATACATTTAACCTATTTCTATAACATGACAAGCATTggccaaaagaaaacaaaatactaTCAACAAAGCTGGAAAATAACTAAGATTTCAAAATTGACAACATGGTCATGGAAGGCATGAATAGAAAATCCTTGATGAGGTTGAGACACAAATAAAATACTAAGGTTTAAAGcttgaagaaaaaaaggtttaaGCTTTTTTTAGTGGCTGAAGCACATATACATACCTCTCGAGGCATGAGGGTCTTGGGAATAACTCTGCAAGAGACAACAAGATGACAAATATAACATCAATGGTGAAATAGACCAACAAAAGTAAGCACAATGGTTACTCATTGACTATGAGTTCCTGTTCTTGCCTTTTTCCCAACATCTTTGTggggaaaaaagagaaaaggggaacaaattaaaaaagaaacaaaagtgaaGAGTGTTTTGTGTTACTTACCCAATGACATGGTGACCTCCATCATGAACATCTTGTGAAACTAAACCCATTAGACCAATGCTCCCCCCTCCATACACCAAATCGATGTTCCTTGAGACCTTAATTCCAATaccattcaaaattaaaaactaataatcaGCCTTGGAATAGTAACATAATAATAGTGGTGGATATGATTGTGTATGAGTAATGAATGACCCTTTACAAAACAATCTCATGAGAGTACattatttattgtttgactGAAAGTAAAAGGGAAAATGATTCCTCAATGCTCACTTAGCAGAAGGCAATTGTAAAGTCCGTACAGTGTTTAGTTCAGAGCTATTGAACCAAAAGctcaagaggtaaaaataaaaataaaaatggagacTTCAAGCTCTAAacacatgaagagaaaaaaaaagtatgcaaAATTTTACAGTTTGAGAATGTTTTTGAGGTTGTTTTGCCTGTCATGAAGAGACGTCATCATTTGCATATGCAAACTATACCAAGACACAGGttattgttttgaataaaagtaACCTTACACAAATATTAATGAAGTTGACAATGGAAGCAAAGTATTCAAGACaccataagaaaaaatattaatttttttgtgatgGAGATTTtgaggaaaacaaaagaaaaacataatgcGGTTAGAAAAAGAAGGCATGAATATATAGCTTACCAATTCGTTCCCAAGTTCAATGGCAGCATCTTGGTAGGTACTCTTCTTGTCGGGGCTACTCCCATAGAACCCACAAATCCTCTTGAACTTTGAATGCCTCATTTCACTTTGTGTATCCATTTTGTTAGTTATATTAACTTTCACAGTTACACACATAACATATATTTTGTAACATTTCTGAAACTGAAATTTCTCCCTCCAAATTATGTTCCTATAACTCTCccctattttttctttccacttGTTACAAACAAGTGTGAGTTCCAACTGAAGCTCACAAAGAGCCTGAGCCATGCTCAACGTCCTCGACCACCTGGAAAAGTTTTGTTTCCACAATGTGAGCAAcagaaaaagggaaaacaaagcGCCTGAGCCATGCTCAACGTCCGCCAACCCATTTTGCacttaaaaaaggaaaacaaagaacaaaaacacCCCACCAAACAAAGGTCAAGAAAAAGGGTTCCCCCCTACAATGTGACATTATGACCAACACATAGTGGACAGTACTCACTGAAAATTATAGAGGAGTATGCACTTGACCATGTCCTCGAACAACGTGAGAGAGTGAAACACCCTTCTAGAGAAGCTTTTATTTGGATGATCAACCATGTGCAGGCTTCTGAATTCCCTCACAGCCTTCTCTTTCGCTTTGGAGAAACGCAGCATTCGCGAAACCTGAGCCTAAAAACAGCAACAACGGAAGAAGCGAAAGATTGAAAACGCACGAAGCAAAAGAAGCGATTAGAGGTTAGCGGTTACATAGAGAGTTGGGTACCGTGATGGGGTTTTGTTGTTGGGGAGAGAGGGCGTGGGTGGCATGAACCCTAACGGCGAGGGATTGGGAGTGTTGGGAAATTGAAACGAGGAAGGAGGAGGGAAAAGGATGGAGTGAGGAAATTAGGGTTTTGGAGAATGGGTCCCAGTGGTTGGGCAGCATCATAAAGAGGTCATGGCTGCACACTGCCTGCTCGAACTAGAATGGCGAGGGAAGTTGTCGTCAATGGGGAGGATGAGCAATGCAAGCTAGGGTTAGTACGTAATTAGTAAAGGAACGAAGGCGGGTTTTCTTGAAACCCGTCGTTGTTTAAGCTTTTGATAATTACAGAAATGTCACTgtgtcacattctaagacgattattataaccgccttagaatgtacgacgtaaaaacaaatttttgttcccctaattacaaaattgtcaccgcaCCATATTCTAAAACGGTTCTCCAGAATCGTCGTAGATGACACGTTGTAAAAGcaatattttctagtagtgatattCAACATAGTGTCAATCATAGATATAACACAtgtattattatacataatcaAATTACAATATGATTCAAAATATTTGTTGATGTTAGACTAGttgatgaaaaattgaaaaatatagtttaaaaaatgtgattattCTAATAGATATTTTAATGATGTGATAAGtcgattaattataaattttattactaattatagcattagttaatattattacttaatagtatgaataaaaaaaattaaatccttAATGGACAAAAAAACTTTCAAGAACTTAAAAAAACACCTTATGCTATAGGGAATAAAGGGTTACTTAAgcccatttttatttatataataataatttgaaactcAGCTTCAACTGCAACTTCTTGCATAGAATCTTGTCCCACTGTTGAAGAAGGTGAAGTATTATGAACGCAAGCACAGAATGGAAAGAACAATCTAGCTTCAAGGGCTAGGAACTTTTCATAAGAGAGAAAGATAAGGAAGaaacttgtattatttttttgctcTTTCAAATACCAACTGGACGCTTATTTATAGCTAGTTCAGGGATGAATACAACGAGGGTGCATATGGGGGAGTAACAGACAATAATGGAATATCATAACGGAAATGGTGCACGAATGAGGTAAGGATCAAGCAGCAGACAGCATGATCTCTACCTTCCAATGAGGGCTTGCCAGCTCATGATTCTGTTAAACGTGATCCACCAAATGTCGGGTGGGTGGCTCTTGCATTTGGAACGTTGGTGACCACCTTCCATGGTGCATTGCAGGGATAAGGACTTGTTTCCTAACACGAAGCCATGGCACTGCCAGAAGTGGTGAAATGGCTCAAAGAGCTGCATTTTGAGAAGGTCATAATAGAGGTAGCTAGACTGTCAAAAGGTAGAATTGGCAGTGAGGAAGGATAACGAGGAACCCACAGCGTTTGGGATAATAATGAAGCAGTGCAGGATTTGCTTCCAGGTTTAATCAAACTATAGAGTTTGTCATGTAAGAAGATAAGTTAACGTAGTTGCTCATAGGCTTGCTAAGGTGTCTAGGTTTAATGCTGATTTTCATGACTTTGACCAGCTTCCATATTGTATTTTGGAGCTAGtgttgaatgaaataaaatgagtggatgttattaaaaaaaaaaaaatcctcataGTACTCGTACCAATAAATATTGATACGCTATCCATCATTTTACTATCATCATTTCTTGAACGATAAAAATGGGATACAAGTGAGGCTTGTTGCACATTAAACATTTAAACTTCCCCATTTTAGagtgtttcaactttcaaagaaagaaatagaataTATCTTAGCCCCTAAACACAAGTGGACCCACAGCTTAAATGGAACATCTGCACCCATACACACAATCTTGCTCACAAAAAAACTTTGTCGAAACAATAATTCATTAATGTCTTCCAATGTTTTGTGTtgacaaaataatattagaaaGCAAGCAAGCCAAGGAAGCAACAGAAGGACACCTGTACGAACCACACTCTATTGGCTCATTAGTcatcacataaataaatatgaaaaaccaTGCAAAAGAATGCTATGTGCATGAACTTGTGGTGTTGTTTACGCGTTTAGACCCAAAATGATATCGCTTTATTTGACGTTGCAATTGCAGCTTGGTTATCAATCATTTAGAAGACATGATAAACAGACCATAAAGTGTTGAACCCAATACACATACCGGCAAATTTCCCCATCTGGGGttcttttaaaaagtatttcccCAGATGGGGTTCTTTTGCTATTATTTCCGGCAGGGGGCACTTTTTTACGTGAAAAGCATGCCATGCAGGACCCAAACCGCCATTGCCAATGGCGAGTTTGGTGTCAGTGAGCAACTCGCTTATGGCACTGGCGATACGTGCATGCAGACCCTAAATCGCCATTAGAACTGGCGATATGTAGAAGCCATAGGgaaccgccagtcaaactggcgagttcCAATAGCTTAGGGTGCAGCAGGGCTAGTCCTGCCATGGCAGTGCAGCAGCGCGTCAGTCAAGGCCAAATCGCAAATGGTAATGGCGATTTGCCTTGCCCACGGATCGCTAGCATGGCTGGCGGGTTGCCTTCTTTGCTTGTTCTTCCATTATAAAAGCTGGAGCTCCAAGAGTGCACAACTGCACTTCCTTCTTTGCTTGTTCTTCATAAGTTTCTCCTGCGTTCTTCATTTTGTTgctgtcttttgtttttggtaagtatttttgaatgataaatatttattgtgtatatatatatataaatatttactgCGTTCTTCATTTTTGTTAATGTTTGTAGGGATGTGGTTTGTTTCACTCCTTATACGTGGTTTGTCTCATCTTCTCCTCTTCATATTACGCGTGACTTCTCTGTACTTGGTAAGTGGTTCTTAACTTGGTAACTCTAGTTGAtaggttaatattatttaagttaggttttaaaaataatatgttattaGTTGTGTTATATGTATAGATATATGTTAGGTTAGTTATagttaaattgatatatattattttctttaattgtagTGATATATTATGATTTAAGTTAGGTTCTTATGATTTGCACGTTATATATGTTAGGTTAGTTATGTTACAAATTTGAGTTGGTATATTATGATTTGTACGTTAGTTGTAGTgaatttattaatatgattttgttaagattttttaaatttgtatgttattatttgtgataaaattatttgtaggttaattttagttattatgttattattatttggtttagatttattaggtttgtatgatattatttgtattttatgtatgatattttaggtttagttagaatgtgaatattatttaattgacttatttatagttttttattgaaatatatgatattttattaattatatatatatatatatatattaaaatacgttctttaaattttttattccatgaaatttttttgtgtataatatttgttatttaatttaaattttaataattgaaaaaaaaaatatggtcatttaattaaatttatgtacgcattttaatatttaattttgttatgtatagagtattttagttagtaaattaagttttattgtgtaaaatttatgtacgtgtaacaatttttaattttattatgtattttaatttggtcatttatttaaatttttgtagctatttaatttttaattttgttatttgtagactattttaggtagtattttaagtttatttgtgtACAATTTATAtacgtgtttaaatttttaattttgttatgtattttaatttggtcatttatttaaatttttgtagctatttaatttttaattttgttatttgtagactattttaggtagtattttaagtttatttgtgtACAATTTATGtatgtgtttaaatttttaattttgttatgtattttaatttggtcatttatttaaatttttgtagctatttaattttcaaatttgttatttgtagactattttagatagtattttaagtttatttgtgtACAATTTATgtacatgtttaaatttttaattttgttatgtattttaatttggtcatttattaaatttttgtagttatttaatttgtaattttattatttgtagactattttaggtagtattttaagtttatttgtgtACAATTTATGtatgtgtttaaatttttaattttgttatgtattttaatttggtcatttatttaaatttttgtagctatttaatttttaaatttgttatttgtagactattttaggtagtattttaagtttatttgtgtACAATTTATgtacatgtttaaatttttaattttgttatgtattttaatttggtcatttatttaaatttttgtagttatttaatttgtaattttattatttgtagactattttaggtagtattttaagtttatttgtgtaaaattgatgtacgtgtttaaatttttaattttgttatgtatttgaatttggtaatttatttaaatttgtttaggtatgtaattttgaattttttatttgtagactattttaggtagtattttatgtttttttgtgttaaatttttgtaCGTGTAACAAatctatgtattttaatttggtcatttattttaatttgtgtagctattaaatttgcaattttgttatttgtagagtattttagaacatttatttaaatttgtgtagctattaaatttgttaatttttttaatgtaaaatttttgttgtcaattttttgtattatatttaactttacagcatcaatggcatcttcgtcatcatcttcatctagtaTACACATTAAGTCTGGTCCAATAGAAGGAGACGTCTTATGGCTGCAACCTAAACATGTTTccgaacatgtttggaatggggaagcAGACAGAAAACTACATATCAGACGAGTTGTACCCATCTATCAAGGACAAGAAGAAATACCAGAGGAAATTATTCCTCTGCTTCGCCAATCAGGATTCTATTGGATAATGAAAATGGGGTACCTGAAAATTAATTCTTCATTAATTACAGccttgattgaaagatggaggcccgagACACACACGTTTCACTTGAGATGCGGAGAGGCTACGATTACTTCTTCAAGATGTGTCAGTCTTGTTAGGTCTTCATACTGAAggggcaccattaattggtcagactaatcttgattgggctgaattgtgtgaagaattattgggagtcagaccacaggaaggtgaacttcaaggcagtgtggtcaaattaagttggttggctcaccatttttcaGAAATAAATATCCATGACGGTAACGTAGAACAATTACAAGGGTTTACCCATGCATGGATCCTCAGATTCATAGGAGGAGTTCTatttgttgacaaaagcagCAGTAAAGTTTCCCTAAGGTACCTCCAATTTTTACGGGACTTTGAACAGTGCAACACGTATGCATGGGGACCTGCCGTGCTTGCTTATTTATACAGAGAGATGTGCAACGCCAccgattacaaaataaaatcaatcagaggtatgtgcatcttaatccaaatgtgggcatgggaatgctgcacgactttggctccaaagagaACTCCTCCTATAATGGAAAACAAACCACTCGGACAcaggttagtttttttttaaaaaaaatttatttgaaaataatcaataatgtaATGCGTCGGcactaattatttcatattttttttgtaggtggttgcgacgtggaaaccaacatattggcaatgatgatctAATAGTTTTCCGTTGCAAATTGGATATcatgaaacgacatgaggtaaCAAGATCATCAtgtatttgttaaataataaataaaatgtcatggTTTAAGATAAATTAACAATTGTGTTATTGTATGCAGTTTCTGTGGAAGCCTTACACAACAACTGTTATGTCGATGTTGCCTCCCATTTGTTTGGTTGGCAGTATGGCGTGGTGCACAGTGGTGCCActcatttgtttccatgttgtagagtggcaccaaccggatagagtgttgcgacaatttggaatgcaacaacctattccaGAGTCTCCTTCGCAACCATGGAATGTCCACGAGCTAACACTGAAAGGCAAAATGGATGAAAATTGGTTCTAGCTGTTGGCCGCATTTATCAGTCAGTGGAATAATCGAGCTGAGTTTATGGTCGACGTTTATGTTCGACAAGAgggcctattgagttttaactcggattacatggtgtggtataggcgcaaaacaaaaatgtttatcgacccaaacaatgcaaacacgactacattggtatttatttctttttaattatttaacttcaatttactttttaaagcaTCGACATTAATTTCCTTACCCTAATAATTGCAGGGTGAAGTTACCGAGACATTGcagtatatggtgtcaccacaagggCGAAACACATGGACaattgatgatctcgtgccatATGTTGAAAAGTTAGCGATTTTATCCCAAGAGCAAGAGAGGATCACTAAGCCTGTGGcacatggtccagcatcagagcgtcgatttcccccacaacagtttcacatgcttcagtcaagtgttgaaactcgagGTTTTGACAGACGAAGGGAGATTGTTCAAGCGGAAGATTTTTCCCAACATATGGAGcagcgtggccatggaatgtattacacgccaccaACATTTGCTCAGTATCCTtcgcagatgtatcagtatcctttcgAAGGCCATGACACTGATATGTCTGCAAGCGAACATTCGTttggtggtgttgcggaaacacagcctcatttttcatggccgacCATGACCCCTTCGCAGCAACATGATGCCCCAATGGCAACACCTAATGTCCCATTAGGTCAGCAATGGGATGTACCCGGAGCAATCCCTGCTATGggtgacttattaggtgttgatttgcgtcacgAGTTTTCTGCAGAGGCTGAGGAACAAGGGCGGAGACAGCGCGCAAGAAGAAATCCGGATCGTCAAGCCCGAAggtgggatcgaccatgtggcacatcctcgcgccatcacggacaccataatgactgattttgatgtctctatttgaaatttgttttgtatctttgtaatttgaatttcagactTAATTTATGGTATCTCATNNNNNNNNNNNNNNNNNNNNNNNNNNNNNNNNNNNNNNNNNNNNNNNNNNNNNNNNNNNNNNNNNNNNNNNNNNNNNNNNNNNNNNNNNNNNNNNNNNNNGAGAACTTAAACAAATACAAGGATCGTAATAGATACATAAATCAACGATTTGAACAACTCCCACGCTTagattgcattggacagcgACGCCTGTTATGCCCTTCGGCTCCACATCTACTGCATTTTGTTCGATActcagatggttcgacccaatctatctcatttcttatccttgttgaatttggccgacctttcgcacgaattgtagttgagtcagggataagtgtccatgcgtcatcagaaggaggaatagccgcttcattcccaagaggccaccattgtgcggagtaagcttttaagatgtgctcatttgtataaacaacatctatatattggtagtagttcatgctcacgtaaccacaagctgcaataatgtgtgaacatggatagtgaagcgcagaataccttccgcattgacaatgaCGATCATTCAAGTTTATtgcccacttttgtccgccacgttgcgttatagggttgaagctctcctctacttcaaaccttgtggagtggatatcatacacgcgaacgatgtgcgtacaagcttgttcttgatttttcctcagttctttaacaagctttgaacaatatacttggccttcatttaactgtctttgggcttggcggccacgctcaacaaagtactttcgacacctactaTACGTTGATTTCACCAATGCTGTTATGGGAATGTTGTGACAATCCTTTaaaaccttattgatacattctgagaggttcgttgtcatgtggccatatcgacgtccttctctatcgtaagccatcgtccatttttcctttgagatgcgatcaatccatgttgctataGCTGGACTCAGTTCacaaaatttttctaaattttgataaaaaatgtgcttgcatggagtgtaggctgcataaaattagttatgaataacaattttaagtataaatgaaagtaaaataaacgtgaccatcaaat
The Glycine max cultivar Williams 82 chromosome 16, Glycine_max_v4.0, whole genome shotgun sequence genome window above contains:
- the LOC100816367 gene encoding autophagy-related protein 18b, yielding MLFSSNHLAIVGASHQPSLSSRRICLFNTTTGATLRELNFLTSILIVRMNRQRLIVILQDKAYIYEINSLIILDIIETVPNIKGLCAFFPYLDACYLALPASTTKGSALLYNIMECHLHCEWLPDILAASSSSGHIHLFTLGFASHPRSKRSSGFLGSIIPDDVYDMLDLAYHHVLHNLVPTGVKR
- the LOC102666174 gene encoding cytokinin riboside 5'-monophosphate phosphoribohydrolase LOG3; the encoded protein is MDTQSEMRHSKFKRICGFYGSSPDKKSTYQDAAIELGNELVSRNIDLVYGGGSIGLMGLVSQDVHDGGHHVIGVIPKTLMPREFH